Proteins encoded together in one Leucoraja erinacea ecotype New England chromosome 30, Leri_hhj_1, whole genome shotgun sequence window:
- the dnajc16 gene encoding dnaJ homolog subfamily C member 16, whose protein sequence is MAAFGRLLVILVFLLNIPLLHGGEFDPYKLLGVSKTANQAEIKKAYKQLAREWHPDKNKDPKAEDHFIQISKSYEVLSNEERRLNFDKYGDVDGQPGNQKNPHHHFRSFHKYDSFFFDDSIFNFEFNSARDSFDDKYLLHFSQYMNEVVPDSHKKPYLIKVTSDWCFSCIHIEPIWKEVVQELEPLGVGIGVIDSGYERHLLNHLRVYQHPTIVGVVNGRVSFFKNVVVRDNLRQFVENLLPSKLLDQVTNKNYVQFLSAWEDDNKPHALIFHQKPIVPLLYKLTAFQFKDYITFGYVETGVENTEEILTNYNINSYTSTIMIFKENIHKASDVIQGKGIKKQMMDELISSNKFLVAPRLANQRLFEELCPVKQYRRQKRYCVLLIIGEVQRLQTPYNSFVSFASANAKESLRFAYIYPERQQAFVNALLPPALRGSPTPNVVILQQSTIPRKVFYKLLESGWNGSEEDKVQLFTVVNQLLDAGHHTFFSHEAVLPELNDEFAPIFLVRWLYAVMDYVSQIWKSGFTHNWREMMPLISLLFSVIFILLGAFIIQAFGEPNELERKSEPEKMEEPETAKVQDVSKKQQPNTSSNIRSAEQVFVEVTELTYVNYTSNLMRLMPGNINVLVAVTDATKNTLIQRFAHEVYPVTWNKALHFSFLNLSKHRRWLEDLLEYAQDPARISNAQDENCHDQNYTGYVLALNGHRKYFCLFKPKLCNEIENRGALSSSESKQDGSGCEGASNAPEPDCPRPQLSSSNLSIKQTKQLLNRLNLWMDRLLEGILQRYYVPSWPELH, encoded by the exons GCACCCTGATAAGAATAAGGACCCAAAGGCGGAAGATCATTTCATTCAGATCAGCAAGTCATATGAG GTGCTGTCAAACGAGGAGAGAAGGTTGAATTTTGATAAATATGGAGATGTGGACGGGCAGCCGGGGAATCAGAAAAATCCACATCACCACTTCCGGAGTTTTCATAAATATGACAGCTTCTTCTTTGACGATTCGATCTTTAACTTTGAGTTTAATTCTGCCCGTGACTCATTTGATGATAAATACCTACTGCATTTCTCTCAGTACATGAACGAAGTAGTGCCGGACAGCCATAAGAAACCTTATCTGATCAAAGTGACTTCCGACTGGTGTTTCAGCTGCATTCACATTGAGCCAATCTGGAAGGAGGTGGTGCAAGAGCTTGAACCTCTGG gTGTTGGGATTGGTGTGATTGATTCCGGGTATGAGCGGCACCTGTTAAATCATCTTAGAGTTTACCAGCATCCAACGATAGTGGGAGTCGTCAATGGGAGAGTGTCCTTCTTTAAAAATGTTGTGGTTCGAGATAACTTGAGGCAGTTTGTGGAAAATCTTCTACCGAGTAAGCTTCTGGATCAG GTAACTAACAAGAATTATGTACAGTTTCTGTCCGCGTGGGAGGATGATAACAAGCCTCATGCGTTAATCTTTCACCAGAAACCTATTGTGCCACTCTTGTACAAG TTGACTGCCTTccagtttaaagattatattacatTTGGTTATGTGGAGACCGGCGTAGAAAATACTGAAGAAATCCTAACTAATTATAATATAAATAGCTACACATCTACCATAATGATTTTTAAAGAGAACATTCACAAAGCATCTGATGTTATTCAG GGAAAAGGAATAAAAAAACAGATGATGGATGAATTGATATCCAGCAACAAATTCCTAGTGGCTCCGCGCCTTGCAAACCAAAGACTTTTTGAGGAGTTATGTCCAGTGAAGCAGTATCGTCGCCAGAAGAG ATATTGTGTCCTGCTAATAATTGGAGAGGTACAGAGGCTGCAAACCCCGTACAACTCTTTTGTTTCCTTTGCCTCTGCGAATGCGAAAGAGTCTCTGCGATTTGCATACATCTACCCAGAACGGCAGCAAGCATTTGTTAATGCCTTACTCCCACCGGCACTGAGAGGTAGTCCGACACCAAAT GTTGTGATTCTACAGCAAAGCACTATTCCAAGGAAAGTGTTTTATAAATTGCTTGAAAGTGGTTGGAATGGGAGTGAGGAAGATAAAGTTCAACTCTTTACTGTGGTGAATCAGTTATTAGACGCGGGGCACCATACATTCTTCTCCCACGAAGCTGTTCTCCCAGAACTGAATGACGAATTTGCACCA ATCTTCCTGGTCCGCTGGCTGTATGCCGTGATGGATTATGTATCGCAAATCTGGAAATCTGGGTTCACTCATAACTG GAGGGAAATGATGCCTTTGATCTCTCTGCTGTTCTCAGTGATCTTCATTCTGCTTGGAGCATTCATCATTCAGGCTTTTGG GGAACCGAACGAGCTGGAGAGGAAGTCTGAACCTGAAAAGATGGAGGAACCAGAAACAGCCAAGGTTCAGGATGTATCAAAGAAGCAGCAACCCAACACCTCCAGCAACATAAG GTCAGCGGAACAGGTCTTTGTGGAAGTGACGGAACTGACTTATGTTAACTACACCAGCAACCTCATGCGGCTCATGCCTGGAAACATCAATGTGCTGGTCGCTGTTACTGATGCTACCAAGAATACTTTGATCCAAAGGTTTGCACATGAAGTCTACCCTGTAACCTG gaATAAAGCGTTACACTTCTCCTTTTTAAACTTATCAAAACATCGCAGGTGGCTGGAAGACCTATTAGAGTATGCCCAGGATCCTGCCCGGATTTCCAACGCACAAGATGAAAATTGCCACGACCAGAACTACACTGGCTACGTGCTGGCATTAAATGGACATCGGAAATACTTTTGCCTGTTTAAACCCAAACTCTGTAATGAAATTGAGAACCGTGGTGCACTGAGCAGCTCGGAATCGAAACAAGATGGGAGTGGATGTGAGGGCGCATCAAATGCACCGGAACCAGACTGCCCACGTCCGCAACTGTCCAGCTCCAATCTATCTATCAAGCAGACCAAGCAACTGCTCAACAGACTTAATCTGTGGATGGACAGGCTGCTCGAGGGGATTCTGCAGCGATATTACGTACCCTCTTGGCCTGAGCTTCACTGA